In Desulforhopalus sp., the genomic stretch CTGGTATGGAGCATCGATGAAGAAAAGGAAACCGGACTTATCGATTTGATTCCGCAATGTGCTGGGAAGCTTCCGGCTATACGGTTTGTCATGCATCAATACGGATTTTCACTCAAGGGGGTGTTGTTTGCAGGGGATAGCGGCAATGACCTTGATGTGCTGCAGAGCGACATCCCCTCTGTGTTGGTCGCCAATGCCCACCCGGTTGTGAAGCAGCAGGTCACTTCATCCACAGTAGCGAGCCTCCATATTGCCAGCGGCGGGTATCTGGGGATGAATGGCAACTATGCAGCGGGTATCCTGGAAGGAGCAGCCTATTTTTGGCCGGCAATCGATGCCTGGCTGCAACGCGTATATACCGAACAAGGTTCTTGATGTACGAACAAGCCTCCCATGCCCTGCTCAACGAGATTCTCTACGAACTGAAAGATGAAATCGGTAAGTTTCGCCTTCGCCATTTTTACACCCGGCTAGGGGCGAATTTCTACGCCATTCACTCCCTGTTCCGGCTGTTGTATGGCGACCGGAGTGATTTCAAGCAACAGCTGGTCCATCTGGTTGAGACCCTCGCTCTGCGTTATATCGCGCGGCTGCCCCATCTGCGGAAATCCGATCTTGCCCGGGAAAGGAACTACAACTGGTTTCTCAGCCAGAAGTGGGTGGCCATGGCGCTTTATTGCGACCGGTTCGCCGACAACCTGCAGGGTCTGCCCGGCAAACTCCCCTATTTGCAGGAACTGGGAATCAATGTCATCCATATTATGCCGATACTCGACTGCCCCCCGGAAAACAATGACGGAGGCTATGCGGTTCGTGATTTCAGACGAGTCGATCCCCGTTATGGAACCACCGCCGATATCGAGGCCTTGGCATGTTCCCTGCAGAAACGAGATATGCTGTTGGTCCTTGACGTGGTAGTCAACCATACCTCCGACCAGCATGAATGGGCGCAGCGAGCCCGCCGTGGAGAAAAAAAATACCAGGATTATTATTACCTATTCGATGATAGGCAGATGCCGGACAGTTACGAGAATAGTATGCCAGAGGTCTTTCCTATTACCGCTCCCGGCAACTTTACCTGGAACGAGGAGATGGGCAAATGGGTGATGACGGTCTTCAACACCTATCAATGGGATCTCAACTATCGCAATCCGGCGGTATTGATCGAGATGATTGATATAATCCTGTTCTGGGCCAACAAAGGGGCGGATATTCTGCGTCTCGACGCGGTCGCCTTTTTGTGGAAGAAATTGGGTAGTACCTGTCAGAACGAACGAGAGGCCCACCTTCTGCTGCAGCTGATGAAAGATTGCTGCCAGGTGACAGCCCCGGGGGTGTTGTTTATCGCCGAGGCCATCGTCGCCCCGGCGGAAATCGCCAAGTATTTTGGGGAGGATGCGATTAACGCCAAGGAGTGCGAAATCGCCTACAACGCCACCCTCATGTCGCTCCTCTGGGACGCGGTAGCCACCAAGAACAGCCTGTTGCTCAACCGCGGGGTGCGCAATTTGCCGGCCAAGCTGGAGAGGGCAACCTGGTTGAATTATGTCCGCTGCCATGACGACATTGGTCTGGGTTTTGACGACAACGACGCCCGCAACTGTGGCTATGACCCTTTCCAGCACCGGCGCTTTCTCGTCGAGTATTTCACAGGACAATTTCCGGGGTCCCCGGCACGAGGATTGCCTTTCGGTGACAACCCTAAAACCGGCGATACTCGTATTTCTGGGGCACTCGCCTCGTTGGTCGGGTTGGAAACCGCCTTGGAGAATCAGGACGAGGAGGCGATCGATGCGGCGATAAAAACCATCCTATTGCTGCACTCAATGATCCTCGCCTTCGGCGGTGTTCCTTTGTTGTATTATGGTGATGCCATCGGCACCTTGAACAGTCTTGAATACCTTGCTGATCCTTTCAAGGCCAACGACAATAGGTGGATCAATCGTTCGCGGTTTGATTGGCAAAAAGCCGAATGCCGCCATCAAAACGGGACGGTGGAGCAGAAAATATTCAGCGCGTTGAAAAAAATGATCGGGATACGGAAGGAAACGGCAGCATTTGCAGATTTTGACAATCGTCAACTCCTGGCAGTCGACAATCCTCACCTCTTCATTTTTGTTCGGACCGATCCTTTTCATAGCAGGAGCAAGGTTCTGGTGGTCGGCAATTTCAGCGACCAGCCCCAGCCCCTCAGACTTGAGGCTTTGGGTGCCGCCGGTTTGTTCCAACAGGGGCCGATGCGAGACCTTTACACCAATGAAAGAATCGCGATCGTGGATGATGTCCTCGTTATCCAGCCCTTGTCGTTTTTCTGGCTGACCGATTGACTATGTCAGGATAATTGTCCTTTAGTAGATATCGGCTGGGTGAGCAGTCTTTGCTTGCGCTCTGAGGTGTAGCACCACCATGGTTGGGGCGCCTCGCCATTCATGAACCGGGTAATGGAAATAAAGGTGTCGAGAAGGCAGGGGTCGTGGACGGTTTTTGTCAGCTGACAAAGCCGTTGATACATCTCATAGGGGCACATGCCGGTGAGCTGGGCCGGCTGGGTTATGCCCAAGAGTTCGAGGTCTGCTGCAATGGACTTGCCGATATTGGGAAGATCGGTTAGCTGGGCGAGGTGCTGGCGGTTGACTTTTGCCGGGTTCATGCTGGTTTTTTCCTGGGAATCATAGGTGTATCCGCTGCCGGTGCCTGCAGATTTTCGGCTGTGTCTTTCCGCCTTAGTACCTTACTCCAAGTACCTTACTCCAAGAAAGCTACTCTAAAAAACAAGAAAAAGGGGTTGGTAAAACCTTGGTAATCGAGGTACCACCAAGGTACTTATACCCCTCAAGGGGGTACTGAAAAGAGTCCCCTCTGCAGTGGGAGGGGATTATAACACTTGGGTTGCGGGCGTTAGCCCGCCTTAAAATAATTTCCCGCCGATCTTGCCATCGGCAAGGGGAACAATAAACGTCGCCTCGCCGCTATCGGCCTTAGGATATTGAACGCCAAGAATCAAAACTTCGGACATGCAATTGCCGATTTTTCGTGGTTCAAAATTCAAAACTCCCAGCACCTTTTTGCCCTTTATTTCCTCAACGCTGTGTTGGGTAAACCGTCCAACACTTACCCGTTTGCCGTATTTGCCGAAATCGACAGTCAACTTGTATGCCGGTTTTGGTGCTGAAAGCTCTATCTGTACATCGATCACTTGCCCAAGACGGATCTCTAATCTGTCAAAAGATTCTTCTTTGGAAACAAGAGGTTTTATGTCATTGCTCATCAATAACTCCTTTGGCGATACTCAAGGTGTTACGGCCATAATATTGCAAAGGCGCTTCGGTAAAGTGCAGCCAAGATCAAAACAAGCCTCCCTCATAACAGCCGTGATTTCTGCGAAGAGTAAAGTATCAATTGGTCAGTTTCAAGCCGACAATACCGATGACGACCAAAAAGGCCGAAAGAAATCTCAAAAAACTGACGGGATCCTTAAAAAGGAGGATACCCAAGGAAAATGCTCCAACAGCGCCGATACCGGTCCAGATCGCATAGGCAGTTCCTAAGGGAATTTCTCTTTGGGCGAGCCACAGCAAATAGCCACTGATTGCCATCGACAGGACGGAAAATATAAGCCACGGGATGCGATAGTTCGTTACTTGTGAAAGCTTGAAGCCCAAAGGCCATCCGATCTCAAAAATGCCTGCTGCCAAAAGATATACCCAGGCCATGCGTTGTCTCCATCATTTTAATAATAATTTCCGACTCCCGAAGTGCTCAGGGCGGTGCGCAGCGGGCAAAGGAAGGCTGCGAGGCATCGCTTTTTTAAAAAACTCACACACGTGCAGAGGTCGTTGATTGTGAGTAGATGTAATAAAAAAAGGGCAATGCCTTCAACCATAAAAGCATTGCCCACAAAAATCAGAATGTGATGATCGTACTACTAATCCTTTCGTCTTGCCCTCTGCAGTCCGGCGAGGCCAATAAGACCGGCGCCCAAGAGGAGGATGGTCGATGGTTCGGGGACAGGGTCGGATACGGCGGCAAGGATGGCATCGTTGGCGCACCACGGCGTATAGCCGATGGTAAACCCATCATCATATTTGAGTCCATGGGTTTTCAGTGTGGAGAAATCATAGGTGATTGTGTATGCCCACAGCTTATTGCTGCCCGAACCTGACAGGTAGGTACTGGCGAAGTATCCCTGGAAACTTGCATCCATGAGCGAAAGATAATCCGAGTCGATGCCGTCCGGGTGGAACTTTCTGCCGGAGGAATCTTTGGAGACCATTGTATATCCATAGTCCCCGGCGATGAGTTTTCCTTTTGAGTCATATTTGGGAAGGGTCGGTAGAAATTCATCATCTACGGCATACAGACCTTTGCCGGGAATATCTCCGACGATATCAGTCTTTGCGCCCCGTACGATACCATCAGTTTCCGAGGAAATGGTGTTGGTATGTACGAAGTAGTCCCATGTTTGATCCCAATTGGTCTTGGTGACATCGGTATAGTTGGTATTAATGAAAAGACTGTCCCAGCGGATAATTACATCTTGTTCGGCAAGTGCGGACTTGCCCTTGGTAGGAGCAATATTGAGCACGATTTTTTGCAGCAGATGAGCATTGCTGTCATAGGTGACATCCATGCTGTTGATGGTAGGATTGCCAATTACATCCCCCTGCGATGCGTTGACACTATTGTAATAACCGGGCCACTCCTTCACCATGCCGGGTATATTATAAACATCGTCAAAACGCACCGTCTGGCTCTCTGCGTTTTGAGTCGAGGCGAGCATGGTGGTAATAATAAATCCTACTATTTTAATTGGTTTTGTGTGCATGTATCTTTCCAGAAAAAATTGAAAAACCTCATCCTATGCAGTTATGCAAGTACCGGACACGTAATCTTTGCGCAGAATTTGCAGATTGTATGCCAGATATCAAATGATGACTGTCAAAGTATAATTATCTTGTGTTTTCTAGCCCTTTGATGAAAACCAGTGAGGGTAACTGCAAAATGTGTGGGAATTTTTTGCGGTTGGGGGATTTTTGCGCAAAAGAGGTTCTGTCGAAAAAGTAGAAAAGATTCTTCGGGAAGGTGATTGAAGGGTGGCTTTGTCAATTACAAAAATGTATTTAGACCTGTAGGTGGTCCGAAGAGAGGCCGAAGGAGGCAGTCTGAGAGGTGTACTCACGTAAACCGGGGAAGGTGTTCTATCAGCTCGTTATCGCGGCATTTGGGCATACTCATCTCTCAGCCCAGGTTTTCAAGCGTTTAAGCGGCGTAGCGCTCGGGTTCGGAGGTGAGCTTGCCTCGAGCATCTTTCGCTAACTATTCATCGGGATTGGCTTTTAGGCAACGGCGCAGGGGTAGCCATGTGGCCAACTCGTATCTGTCCCTGCCGTCCTGGTCAACTAGAACCCTTTCCACCATCGGCGACACCAAGTTCTTTAGATACGGCACCGCCTGGTTAGTTGTTAACTTTCCTTGTTTCGACGTGTTTTAGCCCGGCAATATATCCATCGGCCCTTTCTTGTGCGAGGTTGCTTTCTGATTCAGTAGAGCCTGTTTGTGCACAATATGGAGAAAGATAGTCTGTTTTTCCTGGAAGATTTGCAGCTAAAGGGACAAGCCATTTCGGGTCAGAAAAGTCGTTGAATAACATTTCTAATGAGAAGCCCTCCGGCTTACTTGTAATCCGTTCAAGTGTTGCTCCGGAAGCATCGCACTTGATTTTATACAACTCAAACAATGTTACAACACCTTCAAAACTACGATTGAAACTCTCTCTGTCACGCCATAATCCATCTGAACTTTGGAAGGTGACGCTGGTTCCAGCTGTAATAGCTAAAAACATCATCAATAGAGTGTAAAGAAAGGAGAAAAGTAAAGACATAATGACAATCCAATGTTCAGTAGAAGGTTGCGTTCAGTTTAAGCGTTGCCCTGCAACCCTCTGAAATCTTTGTGTTGTTTACCTTGGTGGAGCTTTTTTATAGGTAATTTCCCCGGAAGTTTCAGAAATGCAAGTCTCAGAAATTCAGGATTTCGTTTAACATCCACTGTTTTGGCCAATAATATTATACCAATATTTCGTACTTGTTTCTAATCTCGAATCATTGTTCCAGCATTTGATTTGCTGAGGAGGTAACTCTTTAAAATTTTAGAGATAGCGTGATTGCGGCAGCAGAGTAAATGCGGTAAAGCAATGTACCACCGGATTCGGTCGGCCATAGCTTGTACCGCAGTTTTGTGGTCAAGTTGCCGGAAGATATGATAAAGATTCGTATGATTCAGGGAATTCCTAGACATTCCGGCGTGAAGATCGGGGTAATATGTCCATGTCATACCACAAGGGTATGTGTTTCGTTTGAACGGGCAAGCAGCTCAATTCAGCTGAGACACCGGATATTTCAGGGCTGGAAAACCTGCCGGATCAGCTTGATGTGCTGTACCGATCTGCGGACACAAAATCGTTCTGCTATCTGTCAAGGACTGGCAAGGTTCGGCTTTGCCAATGATCTTTAACCACATATTTCAGGAGCGGGCCTTGCACCGTACCTTCATTGCGCTACCAACTGACATGTACTAAGGACGACGGCGAGGGGCGGCTTGACCGCTATCTCCACGGCAAGATCGGGGACCTTAGCCGGGGAGCCCTGCGCAAGATCATTGAACTGGGCGGGGTACATCTGGCAGGGCGGCGCTGCCATAAGTGCGGTGCTACCGTAGCGGTGGGCGCCAGGGTCGAGGTCTATCTGGATGGCGGCCCGCTCGACCCGTTCCGTCTGAGCGAAGGGAATTTCCTCTTTGTCGACAGGTATCTCGCAGTCATCAATAAACCAGCTGGGGTCGAGACCCAATCGACCCCGGCCCGCTATCGCGGTACCCTCTATGAAGCCTTGTTAGTCAGGCTTCGGCAGGATATGGGCTTGGGGCGGGACCCGGAGATCGGTATGCCCCAGCGGCTCGACCGTGATACAAGCGGGATCATTGTCTTTTCCATCCACCCCTCGGCGCACAAGGAATTAACCCGGCAGATAAGCGAGCGGCTGGCCCGAAAAGAGTATCTGGCCATAATTTCCGGTTGTCCGCAAGAAGAGCGGGGGCGATTCCACTCCTTTCTGAGGCGTGACCGGAATACCGGCCGGGTGCAATCCTGCGGGCAGGGCGGGCAGGAGGCGATTACCGATTACACGGTGCTGGCGGGTGGCGACGGCCTGAGCCTGGTGCATGTACTGCTGCATACTGGCCGCACCCACCAGATCCGCGCCCATTTCGCCGAGGCCGGGCACCCCCTGGCCGGAGACCGTCCCTACGGCGGCCCGGTTGAGCTTGGCGGCCGGGTCTTTCCCCGCCAATGCCTGCATTCATGGCGGCTCTCCCTGGTTCACCCTCATTCCGGCAAGCAGATGTCCTGGACGGCGCCGCTGCCCGAAGACATGACCTTTCTCGGTGCACCTGATCCGGCAAGGATCCCGAGTGAAATCGACAGCGAGCGGATCATCCTTGCCGGAAAAGGTTATAGCGATTCATGATGATCGTTTTTTGCAGTTATCTCAAGCATTGTATGATGTTACTCTGATTCTAATTATTTCTTAGCCTTGAATTTTGAAGGTATTGGGGTTTAATAAGTGGGTCCGTATCTTTCAACTCCAAAAACTTGGGAATCGTCATGAACAAAAGAGCCCAAACGCTCATCTCGGCACTGGAACTTTCTCCGCATCCGGAGGGAGGATATTATAAAGAGGTATACCGGTCGGCAGTCACGGTCCATTCGCCCCTTGCCGGAGAAGGCCGCAATGCCGTGACCGATATCTATTTCCTGCTACTGGCTGGGCAGGTGAGCCGGTTTCATCGTGTGCTGCACGATGAGATTTGGCACTTCTACGAGGGTGCCCCCTTGATCTTGATTGATATTGCCGCGGTGGATCTGCAGTTGCGTGAGGTGGGCCTTGGCGGGGGCGGCATGCCGGACGATCGCGCTAAGTTGAGCAGCTCGGCTGCTGGTACGCAAGGTAGGCCAATGCAATTTAAGCATTGTGTCCAGGGCGGTAACTGGCAGGCGGCGTACAGTACCGGCGAATATTCCCTGGTCGGCTGTACGGTGGCCCCCGGGTTTGCCTTTAGTGACTTCACCTTCTTGGCCGACGACATAGCGTTGCAGGAAGCAATTATAACAAAATATCCGGATGTTAAGCGTCTCCTCTAGGCTAAGCAGCTGTTCTGGTACGATATGCAGAGCTTGAAGTTTATCCATACCGCCGATATTCATCTCGACAGTCCGCTGCGGGGACTTGAGGCCCATGATGACGCGCCGCTTGCCGAAATTCGCGGGGCGACGCGGCGGGCCTTTGAAGCCCTGATCGATCTGGCCATAGACGAGGCGGTAGCCT encodes the following:
- a CDS encoding alpha-amylase family glycosyl hydrolase, producing the protein MYEQASHALLNEILYELKDEIGKFRLRHFYTRLGANFYAIHSLFRLLYGDRSDFKQQLVHLVETLALRYIARLPHLRKSDLARERNYNWFLSQKWVAMALYCDRFADNLQGLPGKLPYLQELGINVIHIMPILDCPPENNDGGYAVRDFRRVDPRYGTTADIEALACSLQKRDMLLVLDVVVNHTSDQHEWAQRARRGEKKYQDYYYLFDDRQMPDSYENSMPEVFPITAPGNFTWNEEMGKWVMTVFNTYQWDLNYRNPAVLIEMIDIILFWANKGADILRLDAVAFLWKKLGSTCQNEREAHLLLQLMKDCCQVTAPGVLFIAEAIVAPAEIAKYFGEDAINAKECEIAYNATLMSLLWDAVATKNSLLLNRGVRNLPAKLERATWLNYVRCHDDIGLGFDDNDARNCGYDPFQHRRFLVEYFTGQFPGSPARGLPFGDNPKTGDTRISGALASLVGLETALENQDEEAIDAAIKTILLLHSMILAFGGVPLLYYGDAIGTLNSLEYLADPFKANDNRWINRSRFDWQKAECRHQNGTVEQKIFSALKKMIGIRKETAAFADFDNRQLLAVDNPHLFIFVRTDPFHSRSKVLVVGNFSDQPQPLRLEALGAAGLFQQGPMRDLYTNERIAIVDDVLVIQPLSFFWLTD
- a CDS encoding helix-hairpin-helix domain-containing protein → MNPAKVNRQHLAQLTDLPNIGKSIAADLELLGITQPAQLTGMCPYEMYQRLCQLTKTVHDPCLLDTFISITRFMNGEAPQPWWCYTSERKQRLLTQPISTKGQLS
- a CDS encoding multidrug efflux SMR transporter, with translation MAWVYLLAAGIFEIGWPLGFKLSQVTNYRIPWLIFSVLSMAISGYLLWLAQREIPLGTAYAIWTGIGAVGAFSLGILLFKDPVSFLRFLSAFLVVIGIVGLKLTN
- a CDS encoding PEP-CTERM sorting domain-containing protein — protein: MHTKPIKIVGFIITTMLASTQNAESQTVRFDDVYNIPGMVKEWPGYYNSVNASQGDVIGNPTINSMDVTYDSNAHLLQKIVLNIAPTKGKSALAEQDVIIRWDSLFINTNYTDVTKTNWDQTWDYFVHTNTISSETDGIVRGAKTDIVGDIPGKGLYAVDDEFLPTLPKYDSKGKLIAGDYGYTMVSKDSSGRKFHPDGIDSDYLSLMDASFQGYFASTYLSGSGSNKLWAYTITYDFSTLKTHGLKYDDGFTIGYTPWCANDAILAAVSDPVPEPSTILLLGAGLIGLAGLQRARRKD
- a CDS encoding RluA family pseudouridine synthase, translated to MRYQLTCTKDDGEGRLDRYLHGKIGDLSRGALRKIIELGGVHLAGRRCHKCGATVAVGARVEVYLDGGPLDPFRLSEGNFLFVDRYLAVINKPAGVETQSTPARYRGTLYEALLVRLRQDMGLGRDPEIGMPQRLDRDTSGIIVFSIHPSAHKELTRQISERLARKEYLAIISGCPQEERGRFHSFLRRDRNTGRVQSCGQGGQEAITDYTVLAGGDGLSLVHVLLHTGRTHQIRAHFAEAGHPLAGDRPYGGPVELGGRVFPRQCLHSWRLSLVHPHSGKQMSWTAPLPEDMTFLGAPDPARIPSEIDSERIILAGKGYSDS
- a CDS encoding cupin domain-containing protein; this encodes MNKRAQTLISALELSPHPEGGYYKEVYRSAVTVHSPLAGEGRNAVTDIYFLLLAGQVSRFHRVLHDEIWHFYEGAPLILIDIAAVDLQLREVGLGGGGMPDDRAKLSSSAAGTQGRPMQFKHCVQGGNWQAAYSTGEYSLVGCTVAPGFAFSDFTFLADDIALQEAIITKYPDVKRLL